One segment of Streptomyces sp. NBC_01463 DNA contains the following:
- a CDS encoding prolyl oligopeptidase family serine peptidase — translation MESTAAYGSWPSPIDAALAASRDGRPEYVGAVGDELWWTEPRPAEAGRRALVRRLADGTTTALPAPWNARSRVIEYGGRPWAGTERAEGGPLIVFVHFDDQRLYAYEPDGPRAPWPLTPVSAVGGGLRWADPRLHPDRGAAGEVWCVLEEFTGEAPTELRRVIAAVPLDGSAAGDRSAVRELSDDRHRFVTGPEVSPDGRHAAWIAWDHPRMPWDGTEVMLAGIGDDGTFHDARTFVGGPEESVPQIHWTADGQLLFASDRSGWWNLYRADPNGSTVELCPRDEEFAGPLWKIGLNWFRPLENGLIAALHGKGSTTLGVLDPETGDLVDIAGPWTEWAETLAVQGSRVIGIAAGPRSAYEIVELDTATGHSRIIGAPHEDAVDPAYYPEPVVRTFTGPGGREIHAQVYPPHSPDRTGPEGELPPYVVWAHGGPTGHAALVLDLEIAYFTSRGIGVAEVNYGGSTGYGRSYRNRLREQWGIVDVEDCAAVAGALAAEGTADPDRLAVRGGSAGGWTTAASLTGTDVYACGTIIYPILDLTGWGTDETHDFESQYLESLVGPLAEVPDRYRERSPISRTDRLTTPFLLLQGEDDPICPPVQCERFLAAVEGRGIPHAYLTYPGEGHGFRRAETMISALEAELSLYAQTFGIDRTDVPRLELEK, via the coding sequence ATGGAATCCACAGCGGCCTACGGAAGCTGGCCGTCGCCGATCGACGCCGCGCTCGCCGCCTCCCGCGACGGCCGCCCCGAGTACGTCGGAGCGGTCGGCGACGAGCTGTGGTGGACGGAGCCGCGCCCGGCCGAGGCCGGCCGCCGCGCCCTCGTCCGCCGGCTGGCCGACGGGACCACCACGGCGCTGCCCGCCCCGTGGAACGCCCGCAGCCGCGTCATCGAGTACGGCGGCCGGCCCTGGGCCGGCACCGAACGCGCCGAGGGCGGGCCGCTGATCGTCTTCGTCCACTTCGACGACCAGCGGCTGTACGCGTACGAGCCCGACGGCCCGCGCGCACCGTGGCCGCTCACCCCCGTCTCCGCCGTCGGTGGGGGACTGCGCTGGGCCGACCCGCGGCTGCACCCGGACCGGGGCGCGGCGGGCGAGGTCTGGTGCGTCCTTGAGGAGTTCACCGGCGAGGCGCCCACCGAGCTGCGCCGGGTGATCGCCGCCGTGCCGCTGGACGGATCGGCGGCCGGCGACCGGTCGGCGGTACGCGAACTCTCCGACGACCGGCACCGGTTCGTCACCGGCCCCGAGGTCTCGCCGGACGGGCGGCACGCGGCCTGGATCGCCTGGGACCACCCCCGCATGCCGTGGGACGGCACCGAGGTGATGCTCGCCGGTATCGGCGACGACGGCACCTTCCACGACGCCCGCACCTTCGTGGGCGGCCCGGAGGAATCCGTACCGCAGATCCACTGGACCGCGGACGGCCAGCTGCTGTTCGCCAGTGACCGCAGCGGGTGGTGGAACCTCTACCGCGCCGATCCGAACGGCTCCACCGTCGAACTCTGCCCGCGCGACGAGGAGTTCGCGGGGCCGCTGTGGAAGATCGGCCTCAACTGGTTCCGCCCGCTGGAGAACGGCCTGATCGCCGCGCTCCACGGCAAGGGGTCCACCACACTCGGCGTCCTCGACCCGGAGACGGGCGACCTCGTCGACATCGCAGGCCCCTGGACCGAATGGGCCGAGACCCTCGCCGTGCAGGGCAGCCGGGTCATCGGGATCGCGGCCGGCCCGCGCAGCGCGTACGAGATCGTGGAGCTGGACACGGCGACCGGGCACAGCCGCATCATCGGCGCACCCCACGAGGACGCGGTCGACCCGGCGTACTACCCCGAGCCCGTCGTCCGTACCTTCACCGGACCCGGCGGCCGCGAGATCCACGCCCAGGTCTACCCGCCGCACAGCCCCGACCGCACCGGCCCGGAAGGTGAGCTGCCGCCCTACGTGGTGTGGGCCCACGGCGGGCCGACCGGTCACGCCGCGCTCGTACTCGACCTGGAGATCGCCTACTTCACCTCGCGCGGCATCGGCGTCGCCGAGGTCAACTACGGCGGCTCCACCGGCTACGGCCGTTCCTACCGCAACCGGCTGCGCGAACAGTGGGGCATCGTCGACGTCGAGGACTGCGCCGCCGTCGCCGGGGCGCTCGCCGCCGAGGGCACCGCCGACCCGGACCGGCTCGCCGTCCGGGGCGGCAGCGCCGGCGGATGGACCACCGCCGCCTCCCTGACCGGCACGGACGTCTACGCCTGCGGCACGATCATCTACCCCATCCTCGACCTGACCGGCTGGGGCACCGACGAGACCCACGACTTCGAATCCCAGTACCTGGAGTCGCTCGTCGGCCCGCTCGCCGAGGTCCCCGACCGCTACCGCGAGCGGTCGCCGATCAGCCGCACCGACCGGCTCACCACACCCTTCCTGCTCCTCCAGGGCGAGGACGACCCGATCTGCCCGCCCGTGCAGTGCGAACGGTTCCTGGCCGCCGTCGAGGGACGCGGCATCCCGCACGCCTACCTCACCTACCCGGGCGAGGGGCACGGTTTCCGGCGCGCCGAGACCATGATCAGTGCGCTGGAGGCCGAACTCTCCCTGTACGCGCAGACCTTCGGCATCGACCGGACCGACGTGCCGCGGCTGGAGCTGGAGAAGTGA
- a CDS encoding M20/M25/M40 family metallo-hydrolase produces the protein MAEASTPQDGDGVDDLALDESVTFTSELIRIDTTNRGGGDCRERPAAEYVAERLAAAGLEPTLLERTPGRTNVVARIPGTDPAADALLVHGHLDVVPAEADDWTVHPFSGEVRDGVVWGRGAIDMKNMDAMVLSVVRFWARAGIRPRRDIVIAYTADEEASADDGSGFLADQHAALFEGCTEGISESGAFTFHAGPAMPLYPIAAGERGTGWLKLTAHGKAGHGSKVNHANAVSALAAAVARIGEHEWPVRLTPTVRAALTEIAALHGIHPDLDAPGFDVDELLGKIGPAAELVAPTVRNSSNPTMLDAGYKVNVIPGHATAYIDGRMVPGGEDEFRATLDRLTGPSVDWEFHHREVPLQAPVDSPTYAKLRAAVERFDPDGHVVPYSMSGGTDAKQFSRLGITGYGFSPLKLPVGFDYQALFHGVDERVPVEALHFGVRVLDHYLRTA, from the coding sequence ATGGCTGAGGCGAGCACCCCCCAGGACGGCGACGGCGTCGATGACCTCGCGCTCGACGAATCGGTGACGTTCACCTCCGAACTGATCCGCATCGACACCACCAACCGGGGCGGCGGCGACTGCCGCGAACGCCCGGCCGCCGAGTACGTCGCCGAGCGGCTCGCCGCCGCCGGGCTCGAACCGACGCTGCTGGAACGCACCCCCGGCCGCACCAACGTGGTCGCCCGCATCCCGGGCACCGACCCGGCCGCCGACGCGCTCCTGGTCCACGGTCACCTGGACGTGGTGCCCGCCGAGGCGGACGACTGGACCGTGCACCCCTTCTCGGGCGAGGTGCGCGACGGAGTCGTCTGGGGCCGCGGTGCCATCGACATGAAGAACATGGACGCGATGGTCCTGTCCGTCGTCCGGTTCTGGGCCAGGGCCGGTATCCGCCCCCGCCGCGACATCGTGATCGCCTACACCGCCGACGAGGAGGCCAGCGCCGACGACGGCTCCGGCTTCCTCGCCGATCAGCACGCGGCCCTCTTCGAGGGGTGTACGGAGGGCATCAGCGAGTCGGGCGCCTTCACCTTCCACGCCGGGCCGGCCATGCCGCTCTACCCCATCGCGGCCGGCGAGCGCGGCACCGGCTGGCTCAAGCTCACCGCCCACGGCAAGGCGGGCCACGGCTCCAAGGTCAACCACGCGAACGCGGTCAGCGCACTGGCCGCCGCCGTCGCCCGGATCGGTGAGCACGAGTGGCCGGTGCGCCTCACTCCGACGGTCCGCGCCGCACTCACCGAGATCGCCGCACTGCACGGCATCCACCCCGACCTCGACGCCCCCGGCTTCGACGTGGACGAACTCCTCGGCAAGATCGGACCGGCCGCCGAGCTCGTCGCGCCGACCGTCCGCAACAGCTCCAACCCGACGATGCTGGACGCCGGTTACAAGGTCAACGTGATCCCGGGCCACGCCACCGCCTACATCGACGGCCGGATGGTGCCCGGTGGCGAGGACGAGTTCCGCGCCACCCTGGACCGGCTCACCGGCCCCTCCGTCGACTGGGAGTTCCACCACCGCGAGGTGCCGCTCCAGGCACCGGTCGACTCGCCGACGTACGCCAAACTGCGCGCCGCCGTCGAGCGGTTCGACCCGGACGGGCATGTCGTGCCCTACAGCATGTCGGGCGGTACCGACGCCAAGCAGTTCTCCCGGCTCGGCATCACCGGATACGGCTTCTCGCCGCTGAAGCTGCCCGTCGGCTTCGACTACCAGGCCCTCTTCCACGGCGTGGACGAACGCGTCCCCGTCGAGGCCCTGCACTTCGGTGTCCGGGTCCTGGACCACTACCTGCGCACCGCCTGA
- a CDS encoding M55 family metallopeptidase codes for MKILVSADMEGATGVTWPADVLPGTPQWERCRSLFTSDVNAAALGFYDGGADEVLINEAHWTMRNLLLERLDDRVQMLTGKHKSLSMVEGIQHGDVDAVAFVGYHTGAGTEGVLAHTYLANSITGVWLNGTRASEGLLNAHVAAEYGVPVVLVTGDDLTCVDAKGYAPDARTVAVKDYVSRYAAVCRTPARTAADIRAAAKEAVALAGRYTPVDGGPFTVELEFDAEHLAAAATVVPGVAPSGERRVAYTSATMYEGIRTFKAVTTIVSSAVEEQYG; via the coding sequence ATGAAGATCCTCGTCAGCGCCGACATGGAAGGCGCCACCGGTGTGACCTGGCCGGCGGACGTGCTTCCCGGCACGCCACAGTGGGAGCGGTGCCGCTCCCTGTTCACCTCGGACGTCAACGCGGCCGCCCTCGGCTTCTACGACGGCGGCGCCGACGAGGTGCTGATCAACGAGGCCCACTGGACCATGCGCAACCTGCTGCTGGAGCGGCTCGACGACCGGGTCCAGATGCTCACCGGCAAGCACAAGTCGCTGAGCATGGTGGAGGGCATCCAGCACGGTGACGTCGACGCCGTGGCCTTCGTCGGCTACCACACCGGCGCCGGCACGGAGGGCGTCCTGGCCCACACCTATCTGGCCAACTCCATCACCGGGGTCTGGCTGAACGGGACCAGGGCCAGCGAGGGACTCCTCAACGCCCATGTGGCCGCCGAGTACGGCGTCCCCGTCGTCCTCGTCACCGGCGACGATCTGACCTGCGTGGACGCCAAGGGGTACGCCCCCGACGCCCGCACGGTCGCCGTGAAGGACTATGTGTCGCGCTACGCGGCGGTCTGCCGCACCCCGGCCCGTACCGCCGCCGACATCCGTGCGGCGGCCAAGGAGGCGGTCGCGCTCGCCGGGCGGTACACGCCCGTCGACGGCGGCCCGTTCACCGTGGAGCTGGAGTTCGACGCCGAGCACCTGGCCGCGGCGGCAACGGTCGTGCCCGGCGTGGCGCCCTCCGGCGAGAGGCGTGTCGCGTACACGAGCGCGACGATGTACGAAGGTATCCGCACGTTCAAGGCGGTGACGACCATCGTGTCGTCCGCCGTGGAGGAGCAGTATGGCTGA
- a CDS encoding ketopantoate reductase family protein, producing MKILVVGAGATGGYFGARLAQAGRDVTFLVRPGRAAALRERGLRLTGVGETETVTPRLVTADQLSGPYDLVLLSVKSTALEPALDDIAPAVGPGTAIVPLLNGMAHLARLNERFGDEAVLGGVAKIMSTLNAEGDIVRLAPLAALAIGEQQGGSSARVEEIAAVLTDAGIDTQLPKDIISAMWSKWVLISTLAGLTCLMRGTTGDVVAVPGGRGFVTALLAECAAVAAAAGHPVREKELAGVSAMLTTEGSALTASLFRDVSQGAPTEVEHVFGDLVDRARLLSVDTPLLDLVTLNLRVHGHRTASAA from the coding sequence ATGAAGATTCTGGTCGTAGGGGCAGGAGCCACCGGTGGCTACTTCGGAGCCCGTCTCGCGCAGGCGGGCAGGGACGTCACCTTCCTGGTCCGGCCGGGCCGCGCCGCCGCCCTCCGGGAGCGCGGCCTGCGCCTCACCGGGGTCGGGGAGACCGAGACCGTCACCCCGCGGCTCGTCACCGCTGACCAACTCTCCGGCCCCTACGACCTGGTGCTCCTCTCGGTGAAGTCCACGGCCCTGGAGCCGGCTCTCGACGACATCGCGCCGGCCGTCGGACCGGGGACCGCGATCGTGCCCCTCCTCAACGGCATGGCGCACCTGGCACGGCTCAACGAGCGGTTCGGCGACGAGGCGGTCCTGGGCGGCGTCGCCAAGATCATGAGCACGCTGAACGCCGAGGGCGACATCGTCCGCCTCGCCCCGCTCGCCGCGCTGGCGATCGGCGAGCAGCAGGGCGGGAGCTCCGCACGGGTCGAGGAGATCGCCGCCGTCCTCACCGACGCGGGCATCGACACCCAGCTGCCCAAGGACATCATCTCGGCCATGTGGAGCAAGTGGGTGCTCATCAGCACCCTGGCCGGGCTGACGTGCCTGATGCGCGGCACCACCGGCGACGTCGTGGCCGTACCCGGCGGGCGCGGCTTCGTCACCGCCCTGCTGGCCGAGTGCGCCGCCGTCGCGGCGGCCGCCGGCCACCCCGTGCGGGAGAAGGAACTCGCCGGTGTGTCCGCGATGCTCACCACGGAGGGCTCGGCGCTCACCGCCTCGCTGTTCCGCGATGTGAGCCAGGGCGCCCCGACCGAGGTCGAGCACGTCTTCGGTGACCTGGTGGACCGGGCGCGGCTCCTGTCCGTCGACACGCCGCTGCTCGATCTCGTCACGCTGAACCTGCGCGTCCACGGCCACCGCACCGCCTCCGCCGCCTGA
- a CDS encoding aldo/keto reductase, translating into MYIPSADRYQDMPYRRTGRSGLKLPALSLGLWHNFGGDRTPESQGQILRRAFDLGITHFDLANNYGPPPGSAETAMGRALGTDFARHRDEIIVSTKAGYLMWDGPYGEWGSRKNLLSSLDQSLTRLGLDYVDIFYSHRPDPETPLEETMGALHSAVQQGKALYVGVSNYSAEQTREAARILKDLGTPLLIHQPRYSMLDRWVEDGLLTALDELGVGSIAYSPLEQGILSDRYLRGIPEGSRAAGSSPFLSAAAVTPELVGRLRELDQLASERGQSLAQLALAWVLRGGRVTSAVVGASSVTQLENSVEAIRNLDFSDKELARIEKLLKGAKRR; encoded by the coding sequence ATGTACATCCCGTCCGCCGACCGCTACCAGGACATGCCCTACCGGCGCACCGGGCGCAGCGGTCTGAAGCTGCCCGCCCTCTCGCTCGGCCTGTGGCACAACTTCGGCGGTGACCGGACACCGGAGTCGCAGGGGCAGATCCTCCGCCGCGCGTTCGACCTCGGCATCACGCACTTCGACCTGGCGAACAACTACGGCCCGCCGCCCGGCTCCGCCGAGACGGCGATGGGCCGCGCGCTGGGCACGGACTTCGCCCGGCACCGGGACGAGATCATCGTCTCCACCAAGGCCGGCTACCTGATGTGGGACGGTCCGTACGGGGAGTGGGGCTCGCGCAAGAACCTCCTGTCCTCGCTGGACCAGAGCCTCACCCGCCTCGGCCTCGACTACGTCGACATCTTCTACTCCCACCGGCCCGACCCGGAGACCCCGCTCGAGGAGACGATGGGCGCCCTCCACTCGGCGGTGCAGCAGGGCAAGGCGCTCTACGTGGGCGTCTCCAACTACTCGGCCGAGCAGACCCGGGAGGCCGCCCGGATCCTGAAGGACCTCGGCACCCCGCTGCTCATCCACCAGCCGCGCTACTCGATGCTGGACCGCTGGGTCGAGGACGGTCTGCTGACGGCCCTGGACGAGCTGGGTGTCGGCTCCATCGCCTACTCGCCGCTGGAGCAGGGCATCCTCTCGGACCGCTACCTCCGCGGCATCCCGGAGGGCTCGCGGGCGGCGGGCAGCAGCCCCTTCCTGTCGGCCGCCGCGGTCACCCCCGAGCTGGTGGGCCGGCTGCGCGAGCTGGACCAGCTGGCATCCGAGCGCGGTCAGTCGCTGGCCCAGCTGGCACTGGCCTGGGTGCTGCGCGGCGGCCGGGTCACCTCCGCCGTGGTCGGGGCGAGCAGCGTGACCCAGCTGGAGAACAGCGTGGAGGCGATCCGTAACCTCGACTTCAGCGACAAGGAGCTCGCGAGGATCGAGAAGCTGCTGAAGGGCGCGAAGCGCCGCTGA
- a CDS encoding LysR family transcriptional regulator, translating into MELRQLEHFVAVAQEQHFTRAAERVAVSQSGLSASVRALEQELRTPLFSRTTRSVRLTEAGRALLVEAERTLAGARAAKDAVDAVRGLLRGTLSVGVEQCVAGVSLPRLLAAFHRAHPHMEIRLRQEGTTNLVDGVAGGRLDIAFAATVSSVEWRGELVPLAREPMVLLCAPGHRLAAADRAGWDELPGEAFIDFHPDFGPRRAADEAFAAARVRRTVALEVNDVHSLLELVHEGLGIAVVPHHFSRKPEARGLVAVTLDGADQPYYESVMVLPAAQAMSPGARALMALVRDDSAR; encoded by the coding sequence ATGGAGTTGCGCCAGCTGGAACATTTCGTCGCCGTCGCTCAGGAGCAGCATTTCACCCGGGCCGCCGAGCGCGTCGCGGTGTCCCAGTCGGGTCTCTCCGCCTCCGTCCGTGCCCTGGAGCAGGAGCTGCGGACGCCGCTGTTCAGCCGGACCACGCGAAGCGTGCGGCTGACCGAGGCCGGGCGCGCCCTGCTGGTGGAGGCCGAGCGCACGCTGGCGGGCGCGCGGGCGGCCAAGGACGCCGTCGACGCCGTACGGGGGCTGCTGCGCGGCACCCTGTCGGTGGGCGTGGAGCAGTGCGTGGCCGGGGTGAGCCTGCCGCGGCTGCTCGCCGCCTTCCACCGCGCGCACCCGCACATGGAGATCCGGCTCCGCCAGGAGGGCACGACGAATCTGGTGGACGGGGTGGCCGGCGGGCGTCTGGACATCGCCTTCGCGGCGACGGTGTCCTCCGTGGAGTGGCGCGGCGAACTGGTCCCGCTGGCCCGTGAACCGATGGTCCTGCTGTGCGCCCCCGGCCACCGGCTGGCGGCGGCGGACCGGGCGGGCTGGGACGAGCTGCCCGGCGAGGCGTTCATCGACTTCCATCCGGACTTCGGCCCGCGCCGCGCGGCCGACGAGGCGTTCGCGGCGGCGCGGGTGCGCCGCACGGTGGCGCTGGAGGTCAACGACGTGCACAGCCTGCTGGAGCTGGTGCACGAGGGGCTGGGGATCGCGGTGGTGCCGCACCACTTCTCCCGCAAGCCCGAGGCCCGGGGGCTGGTCGCGGTCACGCTCGACGGGGCGGACCAGCCGTACTACGAGAGCGTCATGGTGCTTCCGGCCGCGCAGGCGATGAGTCCGGGAGCGCGGGCGCTGATGGCCCTGGTACGGGACGACTCCGCGCGCTGA
- a CDS encoding class I SAM-dependent methyltransferase — protein MDVSQGYREAWEGFWSTTSDTPGEAIWDADPSLSAVPHSERLLPYADASLPVVDLGCGNGTQTRYLATRFPRAIGVDLSHAAIGHARRADPDGVAEFAQLDLVDGAAVRALHERTGDVNVYMRAVIHQSEPEARPAVAAAVATLIGQRGRAFVAELTPSSKTVLQQAAQGPDGPPAKLRRVFEHGLKPAGATDEEVPDLLRAAGLATLDSGDTVLPQTEYLPDGTRIDLPARWFVLAAG, from the coding sequence ATGGATGTGTCACAGGGATACCGCGAGGCGTGGGAGGGGTTCTGGTCGACGACCTCGGACACCCCCGGCGAGGCCATCTGGGACGCCGACCCCTCGCTGAGCGCCGTGCCGCACAGTGAGCGGCTCCTGCCGTACGCCGACGCCTCACTGCCCGTCGTGGACCTCGGCTGCGGAAACGGCACCCAGACCCGCTACCTCGCCACCCGCTTCCCCCGCGCCATCGGCGTCGACCTCTCGCACGCCGCCATCGGCCACGCCCGCCGGGCGGACCCCGACGGCGTCGCCGAGTTCGCCCAGCTGGACCTCGTGGACGGCGCAGCGGTGCGCGCCCTGCACGAGCGGACCGGCGATGTGAACGTCTACATGCGTGCGGTGATCCACCAGAGCGAACCCGAGGCCCGGCCGGCCGTGGCCGCTGCCGTGGCGACGCTGATCGGGCAGCGGGGCCGGGCGTTCGTCGCGGAGCTGACCCCGTCGTCCAAGACGGTGCTCCAGCAGGCCGCGCAGGGTCCGGACGGGCCGCCGGCGAAGCTGCGCCGGGTCTTCGAGCACGGGCTGAAGCCGGCGGGCGCCACCGATGAGGAGGTGCCGGACCTGCTGCGGGCGGCCGGACTGGCCACCCTGGACAGCGGCGACACGGTGCTCCCGCAGACCGAGTACCTGCCCGACGGAACCCGGATCGACCTGCCGGCGCGTTGGTTCGTCCTGGCCGCCGGCTGA
- a CDS encoding SpoIIE family protein phosphatase, translating to MDLGVPPQRTPQPRDAAAGRVPLAVVVVDADGRVSHWSAGARRLFGVAREDAVGCQAGELLPVSGALRQRGDPLPDGAYEEFGPGPDSSPPIGTIGYPTAGRARVDDAGRGRLDVLWWAYPLVGPGPERLLVLAADSGPLRRGGTDGDTETIAPGFALHTDFPGYRELSGRLPEILPSMSVREATRIVSQVLELGYPVLEFSHRDRIPVTPDWGVPRRTGHRAADGPRHTGPETPAPHTAPRPELDLEYAAVRERLEFLNEVSGRIGTSLDLERTIREVTSAAVPRFTDFAGTHLRAAVLAGEGFPDGPPDVTTVWHRVWVEHNDEPGRWDDTVPVGESIAFPEHTPFFQCMVTGEPVIVPHVSEELSNRISGEFEKRDLRPLITHRSLLIVPLKARDVVLGFMVLMRRPGREPFDDMDRTTGAELAARAGLVLDNARMYTYQENVAETLQDSMLPQIEPRMAGCDIATRYLPGARLGRVGGDWFDSVKLPGSRTALVVGDVMGHGLNSAAMMGQLRTAVLTMATMEMPPARLLRNLDDLAQRLGEQYLATCLYAVYDPIRSELQIANAGHIPPVLVRAEDGRAELLDLPTGAPVGVGGVAFETATVKVRPGDRLVLCTDGLVEVRGQDIGAGLAALCASAAHPAASMDDACDTIIRALNPSGGRKDDVALLMARLNGIPDGDVAEWQLALDPREVSRARRLVRGRLLDWELPDAAEAAELMVSELVTNAVKHGRTHHIGLRLVRTGALLCEVSDDEPAPATLLGTTAQDESGRGLVVVSGLAREWGTSATAHGKTVWFELALPRLAHPQSNAR from the coding sequence ATGGACCTCGGTGTGCCGCCGCAGAGGACACCACAGCCGCGTGACGCCGCGGCGGGCCGCGTGCCGCTCGCCGTGGTCGTCGTCGACGCGGACGGACGGGTCTCGCACTGGTCGGCCGGTGCGAGGAGACTCTTCGGGGTCGCCAGGGAGGACGCCGTAGGGTGCCAAGCGGGTGAACTCCTGCCGGTGTCCGGGGCGTTACGGCAGCGGGGCGACCCGCTGCCGGACGGGGCGTACGAGGAGTTCGGTCCCGGCCCCGACAGCTCGCCGCCGATCGGCACCATCGGCTATCCGACGGCCGGCCGGGCCCGCGTGGACGACGCCGGCCGGGGCCGCCTCGACGTGCTGTGGTGGGCCTACCCGCTGGTCGGTCCCGGCCCCGAGCGGCTGCTCGTGCTCGCCGCCGACTCCGGGCCCCTGCGGCGTGGCGGAACCGACGGGGACACCGAGACGATCGCCCCCGGATTCGCCCTGCACACCGACTTCCCCGGCTACCGGGAACTCTCCGGGCGGCTGCCCGAGATCCTGCCCAGCATGAGCGTCCGGGAAGCCACCAGGATCGTCTCCCAGGTCCTCGAACTCGGCTATCCGGTACTGGAGTTCAGCCATCGCGACCGGATCCCCGTGACCCCCGACTGGGGAGTGCCGCGGCGCACCGGACACCGCGCGGCCGACGGCCCGCGGCACACCGGCCCGGAGACGCCCGCCCCGCACACCGCGCCCCGCCCCGAGCTGGACCTCGAATACGCGGCGGTCCGCGAACGGCTGGAGTTCCTCAACGAGGTCAGCGGCCGCATCGGCACCTCCCTCGACCTGGAACGCACCATCCGTGAGGTCACCAGCGCCGCCGTGCCCCGGTTCACCGACTTCGCGGGCACGCATCTGCGCGCCGCGGTCCTGGCCGGCGAGGGCTTCCCGGACGGGCCGCCCGACGTCACCACGGTCTGGCACCGCGTCTGGGTCGAGCACAACGACGAACCGGGCCGCTGGGACGACACCGTGCCCGTCGGCGAGTCCATCGCCTTCCCCGAGCACACGCCGTTCTTCCAGTGCATGGTCACCGGCGAACCCGTCATCGTCCCCCATGTCAGCGAGGAGTTGAGCAACCGCATCTCGGGCGAGTTCGAGAAGCGCGACCTGCGCCCGCTGATCACGCACCGCTCGCTGCTCATCGTGCCCCTCAAGGCCCGTGACGTGGTGCTGGGCTTCATGGTCCTGATGCGCCGCCCCGGCCGCGAACCCTTCGACGACATGGACCGCACCACCGGCGCCGAACTCGCCGCCCGGGCCGGGCTCGTCCTCGACAACGCCCGCATGTACACGTACCAGGAGAACGTCGCCGAGACCCTCCAGGACAGCATGCTGCCGCAGATCGAACCGCGCATGGCGGGCTGCGACATCGCCACCCGCTATCTGCCCGGAGCACGGCTCGGCAGGGTCGGCGGCGACTGGTTCGACTCGGTGAAGCTCCCCGGCTCCCGGACCGCCCTCGTCGTCGGCGACGTGATGGGGCACGGGCTCAACTCGGCTGCGATGATGGGCCAGTTGCGCACCGCCGTGCTGACGATGGCGACCATGGAGATGCCGCCCGCCCGACTCCTGCGCAACCTCGACGACCTGGCCCAGCGGCTCGGCGAGCAGTACCTCGCCACCTGCCTCTACGCGGTCTACGACCCGATCCGCTCCGAGCTCCAGATCGCCAACGCCGGACACATCCCACCGGTGCTGGTCCGCGCCGAGGACGGCCGGGCGGAGCTGCTCGACCTGCCGACCGGTGCGCCGGTCGGTGTCGGCGGGGTCGCCTTCGAGACCGCGACCGTGAAGGTGCGGCCCGGTGACCGGCTGGTGCTCTGCACCGACGGCCTGGTGGAGGTGCGCGGCCAGGACATCGGGGCAGGTCTCGCCGCCCTCTGCGCCTCCGCGGCCCACCCGGCCGCGTCGATGGACGACGCCTGCGACACGATCATCCGGGCCCTGAACCCCAGCGGCGGCCGGAAGGACGACGTCGCCCTGCTGATGGCCCGGCTCAACGGCATCCCCGACGGTGACGTCGCCGAGTGGCAACTGGCCCTGGACCCGCGCGAGGTGTCCCGGGCCCGCCGGCTCGTCCGTGGCAGGCTCCTGGACTGGGAGCTGCCGGACGCGGCCGAGGCAGCCGAGCTGATGGTCAGCGAGCTCGTCACCAACGCCGTGAAGCACGGCCGCACCCATCACATCGGCCTCCGGCTGGTCCGCACCGGCGCCCTGCTGTGCGAGGTCAGCGACGACGAGCCGGCCCCCGCCACACTCCTGGGCACCACCGCACAGGACGAGTCCGGCCGCGGACTGGTCGTGGTGAGCGGCCTCGCCAGGGAATGGGGCACGAGCGCCACGGCGCACGGCAAGACCGTCTGGTTCGAACTTGCGCTCCCCCGTCTCGCGCACCCCCAGTCGAACGCCCGGTGA